The following proteins come from a genomic window of Ailuropoda melanoleuca isolate Jingjing chromosome 2, ASM200744v2, whole genome shotgun sequence:
- the DES gene encoding desmin — protein sequence MSQAYSSSQRVSSYRRTFGGAGGFPLVSPLGSPVFPRAGFGTKGSSSSVTSRVYQVSRTSGGAGGLGALRASRLGTARAPSSSYGAGELLDFSLADAVNQEFLTTRTNEKVELQELNDRFANYIEKVRFLEQQNAALAAEVNRLKGREPTRVAEIYEEELRELRRQVEVLTNQRARVDVERDNLLDDLQRLKAKLQEEIQMREEAENNLAAFRADVDAATLARIDLERRIESLNEEIAFLKKVHEEEIRELQAQLQEQQVQVEMDMSKPDLTAALRDIRAQYETIAAKNISEAEEWYKSKVSDLTQAANKNNDALRQAKQEMMEYRHQIQSYTCEIDALKGTNDSLMRQMREMEDRFASEASGYQDNIARLEEEIRHLKDEMARHLREYQDLLNVKMALDVEIATYRKLLEGEESRINLPIQTFSALNFRETSPEQRGSEVHTKKTVMIKTIETRDGEVVSEATQQQHEVL from the exons ATGAGCCAGGCCTACTCGTCCAGCCAGCGCGTGTCCTCCTACCGCCGCACCTTCGGCGGGGCCGGGGGCTTCCCGCTCGTCTCCCCCCTGGGCTCGCCGGTGTTCCCGCGCGCGGGCTTCGGCACCAAGGGCTCCTCGAGCTCGGTGACATCCCGCGTGTACCAGGTGTCGCGCACGTCGGGCGGGGCCGGGGGTCTGGGGGCGCTCCGGGCCAGCCGGCTGGGGACGGCCCGCGCGCCCTCCTCCTCCTACGGCGCGGGCGAGCTGCTGGACTTCTCGCTGGCCGACGCCGTGAACCAGGAGTTCCTGACCACGCGCACCAACGAGAAGGTGGAGCTGCAGGAGCTCAACGACCGCTTCGCCAACTACATTGAGAAGGTGCGCTTCCTGGAGCAGCAGAACGCGGCGCTCGCCGCCGAGGTGAACCGGCTCAAGGGCCGTGAGCCGACCCGGGTCGCCGAGATCTACGAGGAGGAGCTGCGCGAGCTGCGGCGACAGGTGGAGGTGCTCACCAACCAGCGCGCCCGCGTGGACGTCGAGCGTGACAACCTGCTGGACGACCTGCAGCGGCTCAAGGCCAA GCTGCAAGAGGAGATTCAGAtgagagaagaagcagagaacaATTTGGCTGCCTTCCGAGCG GACGTGGATGCGGCTACTCTAGCTCGAATTGACCTGGAGCGCAGGATTGAATCTCTCAACGAGGAAATCGCGTTCCTTAAGAAAGTGCATGAAGAG GAGATCCGAGAGCTACAGGCCCAACTCCAGGAACAGCAGGTACAGGTGGAGATGGACATGTCTAAGCCGGACCTCACCGCCGCCCTCAGGGACATCCGGGCTCAGTACGAGACCATTGCGGCTAAGAACATCTCAGAAGCTGAGGAATGGTACAAGTCAAAG GTGTCCGACCTGACCCAGGCAGCCAACAAGAACAACGACGCGCTGCGCCAGGCCAAGCAGGAGATGATGGAGTACCGACACCAGATCCAGTCCTACACCTGTGAGATCGACGCCCTCAAGGGCACC AACGATTCACTGATGAGGCAGATGCGGGAGATGGAAGACCGCTTTGCTAGCGAGGCCAGCGGCTACCAGGACAACATTGCGCGTCTGGAGGAAGAGATCCGGCACCTCAAGGATGAGATGGCCCGCCACCTGCGCGAGTACCAGGACCTGCTCAATGTCAAGATGGCCCTGGATGTGGAGATCGCCACCTACCGGAAGCTACTGGAGGGCGAGGAAAGCCG gATCAATCTCCCCATCCAGACCTTCTCTGCTCTCAACTTCCGAG AAACAAGCCCGGAGCAAAGGGGTTCTGAAGTCCATACCAAGAAGACCGTGATGATCAAGACCATCGAGACCCGGGATGGGGAG gtTGTCAGTGAGGCCACACAGCAGCAACACGAGGTGCTCTAA